ggctaggtggccagGTGGATAGagtatcggccctggagtcaggagtacccgagttcaaatctgacctcagacacttcataattacctagctgtgtggccttgggcaagccacttaaccccattgccttgcaaaaaacccaaaaaacccaaaaccccaaatgggtcacaaagagtcacagGACTAAACAGTAATATTCCTCTGAAgtctacttcacaggattgtggtgaggctcaaataagatgaaaaagtGTGAATTATTGCTAATTACTTATTAGCAATTTTTCAAGCATCTCCCAATCTGGAAGACACTATGTATAAGACAGAGAGAATTCCTGCCCTGatggaatttataatctagttgGGATGACCAGACACACACATTCCATTTGCTAGTGATTTATTAAGTAATCCTGAGGCTCAGAGCTTTGTATTTAGCACCTGAGAtacaagaatgaaaaacaactaTCCATGTTGTCAGGGGCTGCCTAGTCCTAAGGAAGAGTGTGATGCTACAAAGTTTCGTGTGATAGAAGGAAAGGTGAGGGCCAGAGGACTAGGGGTCATTTGAGGAGGGAAAAAGAGGTCACTCTGATCACTATTCCTGAGCACTGtccaaatcaaattaaaatggaattgggattatttaacaaaatcaacaaaaatataataaaacataggtAACGTCCCATTTTAAAAGTAAGTCAATGTTTGGTCTGCAGGGTTCCTTCTGTATGGATTAGTGGTCCATTTCTGTTGGAATCTGAAACCAATGCTtggggctgggggggagggaTTAGAGAAGGCTTCACGGAGGTGACACCTGAGCTGATCAAGAACATTCTTCAAAGAGGATAAAGGAGTGGGCAAAGCTTGTGTGAATGCAGGAAAATTTGAGAGGTCAGGACTAAATCAGCAAACCGTTGGTAGTCCACTCTGGTTGGATTACAGGAGGGATCGGAGGAGGGAGATTCTTTGAAGTCAAAATGTGAAAGGTCTTCCATACCAAGACTGGTACGGGAAAAGATGGAGGTGGTAGAGTTAAGTGGAGCTTcacacctgtgtgaccttaactgAGTCActgtctgtttccttctctgtgaaagGAGGTGAGATATGTGGCTTCTGgacaccctcccttccccatatttgggaatctttgtttttttttcccctggtagTAAATCATTGAAAATTTGGGGCATGAGAATGACCCAGCGAAACCTGAAAATTAGGGAAGCTTATTTTGGCATTGTATGATGGATGGATTTGAAAAAGAAGCCGCCCCTAATGAATGCAGAGGTTATTACTTGAAAGAGATGATGAGGCCCCCAAACAGAGGGCTGCAGGTgagagtaaaaacaaaataaaaaaaatgatgaatggaTACAGTTGGGGATGCGGAAGAGGGAAAAACTggggatgatggtgatgatgtttggtcctttttttaaataaaagattttgagttttaaaatttttcctcccaatcttacttccgtCTCCCCCCGCCCCTGAAAGCaattgtccttcactcttgaagagcACGTCCTCAGGGAGGCGATGCCACGACCAGGGCAGGGCTGGGGTTTGAGGGAGGGGCCGGGCTAAgcccccagcctcactttctcctccggagccctcggggtccaggggccagatggGAAGGAGGggggctggagatggccctgggtgggAGGCAAGGGCTCAGGGGTCACAAGCTCTGGGTATCAAGTGCGAGGCTCcggcctccaaggccagtgccctctTGGCGCCGCCCGGCTGTCCTCGGGGCTGGGCATGGGTTTTTCACGCCCCCCGTCCTGCCCCCCATTTAATAGGAGGGAAGGGCAGGCCTTCCTGGGGTGCCGGGGCAGCTCGCACCTGCTCCGCGGTGGGGGGAGCGGAGGACAGCCCCGTCCTccagggtggggagggggctgcTGGAGCCGAGCCCGGGGGCCAGGGGGCGTCTTCGGGAGGTGGGGGGCGGGCCTGAGCGCCCCGCCTGGAGGGTCCGCCGGGCCTGGGCTGGGGGCGCGCTCAGCTGCGGCCCCCGCttcgccccgccccgccccgcccctccggcCGCGCCCCCCGGGGCGGAGGCGTGTTTGTGTGTCTCCCGCGAGGCGCgccgggaggggcggggcggggcggggccgccaGTTTCGCGCCAAAATCGCGTAGCACGTCCCCTCCCCCGGCGGCCGACGTAGCGCCCTCCTTTTTTTTCAAACCCCAGCGCGGGCGGGGATTGGCGGGCCGGGCGCGCACGTGACTAACGGTCGCGGGAAGCCGCGGAGCCCCGAGTGCCCGGGCACAGCGGCCCGAGCGTGTCCCGCCGGCGCCCGCGGCCCGTCCGGAGCCCCGACCCGGCCCCCCGCGGCCCCGCGCcgcccgccccgcgccccgcgccgccgccgccgccacgtcccgccgcgccgccgccgcgCGCCCCGCGCTGCACGtggccgccccgccccccgggcccgggcgccggcccccggccccggccccggccccggccccggccccggccccggcccccatGAGCTTCCAGAGCCGGCGCCAGGCGCCGCCGCCCCGCGGCCGGCCCGGGGGCTCGTGCGCGCTGCGCCAGAAGCTCATCTTCTCCCCGGGCAGCGACtgcgaggaggaggaggaggaggacgaggacGAGGACGAGGGCAGCGGCCACAGCACCGGGGAGGACTCGGCTTTCCAGGAGCCCGACTCGCCGCTGCCGCCCGCCCGCAGCCCCGCCGCGGCCCCCGAGCCCGAGCCCCGCGGCCGGCgcgccccgggccgggccccgccgCCGGGCCCGCGGGAGGAGGACAtggcggccgggccgggcggcgGCGCGGGCGGCGACTCGTGGGAGGAGGAGGGCTTCGGCTCGGCGTCGCCGGCCAAGTCGCCGGCCGCCTCCTGCTCGCCCTTGTGCCTCAGCAGCCCCTCGTCGCCGCCGCGCGGGGCCCGCTCCCCGCGGGGCCGCCGGCGCCGGGACGGCTCGTGCTCGCCGCTGCCCGACTACCCGGGCACGCCGCCGCACAAGACGTTCCGCAAGCTGCGGCTCTTCGACACGCCGCACACCCCGAAGGTGAGGGGCGCCgcgcggggcgggggccggggccggggccggggggtcCGCTCCACCCTCCCGGGGGTCTCGGGGTCTCGGCTGCCCCCGAGGGAAGGCGCCCGCAGAGCCGCAAGCTCCGCGGGCCCCGGTTCGCCTTCGAGCGCCGGCGCCCGGGGGGAGCCCTGCCGATGGCCCGAGACCCTGACGCCGTCTCCTTGTTACCATCCAGAGTCTGCTGTCCAAGGCTCGAGGGCTAGATTCCGCTTCTGCCAAGCACCGAAGTGGTTCTCTGTTCATGACCTCGGCCAGGTCGGAAAAGCAAGGATTTGACGTGAGACAAACCCCACAAGTGAACATCAACCCCTTCACTCCAGATTCCATGTTGCTCCATTCCTCCGGACAGTGTCGTCGGAGGAAGAGAACGCACTGGAATGAGTATGTCGTTGGATGTTGACTTCTAATACTGTTTTCTCTCTTTGTGTTtcattatagattttatttattttgagttttacaatctcccaccatcttacttccctcccccaccccccgcggaaagcaatctgtcagtcgtTACATTGTATCCATGTTGTACGGGGCTCCAAACTGACTGTGCTGAGAGAcaagtcatatccttaaagaagaaacataaagtctaaGACAATTTCCAAGGCTTGTTTTTACATAtttgatagaaataaaaatttacagtGAATGGTCCTGTTTTTACAGCCACTGTCTCGATTTGGGTTTTAGAGATTCTTGAGAAGTAGAAGTAGGATTAGCTGTAAATTCCTGTTGAAAAAGATCTTTTGTACAGcagaaggaattaaaatattaCCTGCACATCTTAAAGGAAAGCATTAAGAGCTCGGAAATTAGAGGTGGCACCTGAATACCCTGTTATAACCCATTATAATACGGAAAAGAGATAAGAGTGCTGTTAATGATGTGGACTGCTTCATGAGGTAGTGAGACCTTGGTCATTTTAAGTATTCAAACAGAATTGAAACATTTAAAGGAAATGTTTTCATCAAGTGAAGAGGGTTAGAGCTGTTAGATAAGGGGCCTTCTTTGCATTCAAAggttctatttttaaattctagGTTGGGAGAGTTAACTTGGAAGGTTGTAGTAGGGCTAGGGATTTAATATTCAGATCACTGGGTTGGGACAAATATACTTTGATAGTCTACAATTCAGAAAACAAATGTGGGGTAAAGGTTTTCACTCTAAACTAAGCTCATTAATAATTTTACCTTAAAAACCTTTGAGGAAGAGATACTTGTTTAATTTCTCAAAAGCTCTATCTTCACCACATCCTCCTATTAAAAATAGTATTATGTTCAGACTTCAGAGCAAGGGTTGGAATATGCCTCTCAAGTATGTTTGATGATTTTTATTGTAGCTCCTGTGATGAAGACATGGAAGCCAGTGATGGGGAGCTTGAAGATGAGACTACTAGGCCTGCCAAGGTACGTTGTTAGTCCTTTTTTAGGCAATTTTTTGTTGACTTAATTTTTACACTTTTGAAACAGGCAGATTTTTTGTTTTACAGAGAATTACAATTACAGAAAGTAACATGAAATCAAGGTATGAAAGTGAATTTCATGAACTGGAGAAGATTGGGTCAGGTGAATTTGGTTCCGTATTTAAGTGTGTAAAGAGACTGGATGGATGCATCTATGCCATAAAGCGATCAAAGAAACCATTGGCTGGTTCTGTTGATGAGTGAGTATTTTCTTTAACCCTGATCTTTGCTTCTATGCTCCTTTGCCAGAGGTAGTTTGTTTAACTGCAAATTCAAAGGCAttgaaattggaaattgaaaaggTTCTTCAAAGTTGGGAAAATGTTGTTCtggtcagttttgttttttcttttgcaaggcaaacagggttaagtggcttgcccagggccacgcagctaggtaattattaagtgtctgaggctggatttgaacccaggtactcctgactccagggccagtactctatccactgcaccacctagctgcccccgttcTGATCAGTTTTTCTTCTGAGTAGCTTTCATTTTTTGAACCTGGGAATATTTGAAGTCTTGCTAGAATTTCGGACATAACTACTTAAAAACATTAAAGTTTTCAATGGATATCTTGGTTTTTTTCAATTCACATTTCCTTagtcccttttccttcccttcccaaggAGCCATTTTTTtataccaaataattttaaagatgagaaaaaactCATTAAAACAAATCAGCACCCACAAATCTAATATTAGGTACAATGTTTAAAACCGTGCCCTCCCATCTCTTCAAAGgagttgtgggggtgggggtggaatgtCTTCTCATACCTCCTCTTAGAGGTCATGCTTATTCATAATTTGGCAGCACAgactttattttgctttatctTAGTTCTTTCTATTTGCATTATTGCTGTCAttgtgtatagtgtttttctggctctgcttacttcattctgcatcagttcatatagatcttcccATGTGTCTGTGTATTTATTTACCTGCATCATTTCTTAAAGCCCAGAAATATTCCACTACACTCCTATGCCAtagtttgtttaaccattccatGGCATCCACTTTGGTTTTAAATGCTTTGCTACCATATTTTTTGTACCTGGAAACTTGTCTTTGGTCTCCTGTAGAAGgggtgtgtgtctctgtgtgtgtatattttgaaTCCAATGATAATGGCCAGTTTATTTTAGCagttttatttacataattccaaattgttttgcaGTATGAACATAGCTTCATTAATTAGCCTTTAGTGTGCCTATCTTTGTACAACTGTTTTAGTATCgattattcttcttttttatcatctttaccaTTTTACTGGGGGTGAGGTGAAGTCTTCAGCCTTCTCTTATTACTTACTAGCGAAATTCTTTTATATGATTATTCCCAGTTTGCAACACAATTAAGAACTGTCTTGGTCTCATATGTTTTCATTGGTTCTTTTTATGTCTTGGATATAGAACTCCTTTTAGAGATATTTATGACCTTATTTCTCAATTAAGTTTACCGTTTGATAGAGGTTAAGCTTTTCAAAGGACTAGAAATGGCTAACTTAAATAGGTTCTTTGTCCTCAACCAAGATTTGTTTGTTATGTAATTTATgacagttgggttaagtgacttggccaaggttacccagctaggcagttaagtgtctgagaccagatttgaactcaggtcttcctgactctggttggtgctctatgcactgtaccgcCTACCTGCCCCACAAAGATTGTTTTTTAAGCAAACCTCTATCCTTTATAAAGGGTTCTCCAAAGGAGTTTATCAAATAACATGTAATAAAGTTTCCTGGTTTATATTGATACTGATCTCAAAACTTCTTTTAAACAGACAGAATGCTTTAAGAGAAGTCTATGCTCATGCTGTGCTTGGACAACATTCTCATGTAGTTCGGTACTTCTCTGCCTGGGCAGAAGATGATCACATGCTGATACAGAATGAATATTGTAATGGTAAGCTAGATATTTGAGGTGGAGGATGAGTTgtttaaaacattttgttttcccatttttttctcagGTGAAGAAGGATGAGTGAAGCAGGAAAAGATTTTAGGATTCTGACACTAGGATTCTAGTCCTGACTATTATTATAAGTCTGAGTCACTTTAGGTGTGGACAATCCTCCCTGGCTACTTATCTCTTGTGTTTCTTGTTAGAATTCAGAGATTATGCCCTGAATGAGTGTCAACTGTTGTTGATACTGCTATTATAGACAAATCgaatacttaaaataattattccttaAGGTCCCTTAACAActttattgatgttttttgtCAGTTGAGTTTGATAACCTTTTATCATCAGTTGCCTCCTTAAAGAGAGAAAAACTAAggccagaaagaaaccattttcCTTTTAGCTAAAACAATACACCTAGTTGTATATATTTCCCCACAACTCCCCTTTCAGAAAGTTCCCCATAACAGTGAGATGCAGGTGCAGAAGGGAGTCTCCTGCTCTTTTTCACCATCAGGCTGTAAAATTCACCAAAAGAAAGTTACAGGCATCACAGTTGCCCTTTCAATACGAATAAACCCTGGGTTGTGCAGCATATGGATCAAGCACTAGCAGtggtcttttggggggggggggtgtaaagagaaaaaatgaagaaatcttcCTGAAAGTCATTATGTTGCTAGAGAAAACTGTCTACATATATTTGTTCTACTTCCTCAACTATTCATTCACATCTTAAACTCATGTAACATATCTTCTTAATACCACTGACCTGCAGTGGTTCTCTCCAAGGT
The Macrotis lagotis isolate mMagLag1 chromosome 3, bilby.v1.9.chrom.fasta, whole genome shotgun sequence genome window above contains:
- the LOC141518346 gene encoding wee1-like protein kinase, with amino-acid sequence MSFQSRRQAPPPRGRPGGSCALRQKLIFSPGSDCEEEEEEDEDEDEGSGHSTGEDSAFQEPDSPLPPARSPAAAPEPEPRGRRAPGRAPPPGPREEDMAAGPGGGAGGDSWEEEGFGSASPAKSPAASCSPLCLSSPSSPPRGARSPRGRRRRDGSCSPLPDYPGTPPHKTFRKLRLFDTPHTPKSLLSKARGLDSASAKHRSGSLFMTSARSEKQGFDVRQTPQVNINPFTPDSMLLHSSGQCRRRKRTHWNDSCDEDMEASDGELEDETTRPAKRITITESNMKSRYESEFHELEKIGSGEFGSVFKCVKRLDGCIYAIKRSKKPLAGSVDEQNALREVYAHAVLGQHSHVVRYFSAWAEDDHMLIQNEYCNGGSLGDAISENYRSMNYFSETELKDLLLQVARGLKYIHSMSLVHMDIKPSNIFISRVSIPGITEEGDEDDWTANKVIFKIGDLGHVTRISSPQVEEGDSRFLANEVLQEDYTHLPKADIFALALTVVCAAGAEPLPTNGDQWHEIRRGKLPRIPQVLSQELADLLKVMIHPEPERRPSAVALVKHSVLLSASRKSAEQLRIELNAEKFKNSLLQKELKKAQMAKAAAEERALFTDRMATRSATQSNRTARLIGKKMNRSVSLTIY